The following proteins come from a genomic window of Lycium ferocissimum isolate CSIRO_LF1 chromosome 4, AGI_CSIRO_Lferr_CH_V1, whole genome shotgun sequence:
- the LOC132054605 gene encoding uncharacterized protein LOC132054605: MRLIDKHTLNKRKRPRMLSLSFNSFMLVVVFILLSVKDTVAHTTHDQVEQKFGVNEAGNRIAKSGEKELVSYGHVPASIEVIAASGRIGGRKRLESIMTKEDSKNSVASATFSVGNFNHKGKGKLRMQSKLSTTGRSVQVNRGSLLAFSADYHMPKTHPPQNN, translated from the exons ATgag ACTGATAGACAAACATACtcttaacaaaagaaaaaggccAAGAATGTTGTCCTTAAGTTTTAACAGCTTTATGCTTGTTGTGGTTTTCATTTTGCTATCCGTCAAAGATACTGTTGCTCATACTACTCATGACCAAG TTGaacaaaaatttggggtcaatgAAGCTGGAAATCGCATTGCCAAGTCAGGAGAGAAG GAATTAGTTTCTTATGGTCATGTCCCAGCATCTATTGAAGTAATTGCAGCCAGTGGCAGAATTGGAGGAAGAAAAAGATTGGAAAGCATCATGACTAAGGAAGATTCCAAGAATTCAGTTGCAAGTGCAACATTTTCTGTTGGAAATTTTAACCATAAAGGGAAGGGGAAGTTAAGAATGCAAAGTAAATTGAGTACTACTGGCAGAAGTGTGCAGGTCAATAGAGGTAGTTTATTGGCTTTCAGTGCTGATTATCACATGCCAAAAACACACCCTCCACAGAATAACTGA